Proteins found in one Limanda limanda chromosome 18, fLimLim1.1, whole genome shotgun sequence genomic segment:
- the eya4 gene encoding eyes absent homolog 4 isoform X7, translating into MQDLASPHHRVGAVDSTGSKLDKHSLGSPSITSNGTGVITSSGYSPRSAHQYSPPLYPSKPYPHILSTPAAPSMPTYAGQPQFSSMQQSSVYTAYSQSGQAYGLSSYDLGVMLPGIKTESGLAQSQSPLQTGLSYSPGFTTPQPGQTAYSPYQMPGSSFTPSSGLYSTNNSVSNPANYTATQQDYPSYTTFGQNQYAQYYSASTYGTYMSSNSVDGTGSTAAYQLQDPAPAMTGQAAELHPGDFETVQSPSTPIKELDDRACRSGGSKSRGRGRKNNPSPPPDSDLERVFVWDLDETIIVFHSLLTGSYAQKYGKDPPMAVTLGLRMEEMIFNLADTHLFFNDLEECDQVHIDDVSSDDNGQDLSTYSFATDGFHAAATSANLCLATGVRGGVDWMRKLAFRYRRVKEMYSTYKNNVGGLLGPAKRDAWLQLRAEVEGLTDSWLTHALKSLSIISSRSNCVNVLVTTTQLIPALAKVLLYSLGSVFPVENIYSATKIGKESCFERIVSRFGTNITYVVIGDGKDEEHAASQHNMPFWRISSHSDLLALHQALEFEYL; encoded by the exons ATGCAGGACCTAGCCAGTCCTCATCACCGCGTGGGAGCTGTGGATTCGACGGGCTCCAAGCTCGACAAGCACAGCCTTGGCAGCCCTTCCATCACCAGCAATGGAACAGGAG TAATCACCAGCAGTGGATACAGCCCTCGCTCAGCCCACCAGTACTCGCCTCCCCTCTACCCGTCAAA GCCCTACCCTCACATCCTCTCCACGCCTGCGGCCCCTTCTATGCCGACGTACGCCGGCCAGCCCCAGTTCAGTAGCATGCAGCAGTCCTCCGTCTACACCGCTTACTCCCAGTCAGGCCAGGCCTATGGACTGTCCAGCTACG ACCTGGGGGTGATGCTGCCGGGCATCAAGACGGAGAGCGGCCTGGCTCAGAGTCAGTCTCCTCTGCAGACAGGCCTCAGCTACAGCCCTGGCTTCACCACGCCTCAGCCCGGACAGACGGCATACTCACCCTATCAGATGCCAG GTTCCAGTTTCACCCCCTCCTCAGGCCTCTACAGCACCAACAACTCAGTGTCCAACCCCGCCAACTACACTGCCACACAGCAg GATTACCCCTCATACACGACGTTCGGCCAAAACCAGTACGCCCAGTATTATTCCGCCTCCACTTACGGGACATATATGAGCTCCAACAGCGTGGACGGCACAGGCTCCACGGCGGCCTACCAGCTGCAGGACCCCGCCCCCGCCATGACCGGACAGGCCGCTGAACTTCACCCAG GGGACTTTGAGACGGTGCAGAGCCCCTCGACGCCCATCAAGGAGCTGGACGACCGGGCCTGCCGGAGTGGGGGGTCCAAGTCCCGGGGCAGGGGCCGCAAGAACAACCCGTCCCCTCCCCCTGACAGCGACCTGGAG AGGGTGTTTGTGTGGGATCTGGACGAGACCATCATTGTCTTCCACTCTCTGCTCACCGGCTCCTACGCACAGAAATATGGAAAG GACCCTCCCATGGCTGTCACGTTGGGTTtgaggatggaggagatgatCTTCAACTTGGCCGACACACACTTATTCTTCAATGACCTGGAG GAATGTGATCAGGTACATATTGATGATGTTTCATCAGATGACAATGGCCAGGACTTAAG TACTTACAGTTTTGCAACTGATGGCTTCCATGCAGCTGCAACCAGCGCTAACCTGTGTCTGGCTACGGGCGTCCGCGGCGGGGTCGACTGGATGAGGAAACTGGCCTTCCGCTACCGACGGGTCAAAGAGATGTATAGCACGTACAAAAACAATGTGGGGG GGCTGCTCGGCCCGGCCAAGAGAGACgcctggctgcagctcagagccgAGGTGGAGGGTCTGACCGACTCCTGGCTCACCCACGCACTCAAGTCCTTGTCCATCATCAGCTCCAG GAGTAACTGTGTAAACGTGTTGGTGACCACGACGCAGCTCATACCAGCTCTGGCTAAAGTTCTCTTATATAGTCTGGGATCTGTTTTCCCTGTCGAGAATATTTACAGCGCAACCAAAATAG GCAAAGAGAGCTGTTTTGAGCGTATAGTCTCCCGCTTTGGCACTAACATTACATATGTTGTGATTGGCGATGGGAAGGACGAAGAGCATGCGGCCAGCCAG caCAACATGCCTTTCTGGAGGATATCCAGTCACTCTGACCTGCTGGCGTTACACCAAGCACTGGAGTTTGAGTACCTGTAG
- the eya4 gene encoding eyes absent homolog 4 isoform X6: MQDLASPHHRVGAVDSTGSKLDKHSLGSPSITSNGTGGEKAGLKTEPMNNNDTVTTTGDTALDTYAGSVITSSGYSPRSAHQYSPPLYPSKPYPHILSTPAAPSMPTYAGQPQFSSMQQSSVYTAYSQSGQAYGLSSYDLGVMLPGIKTESGLAQSQSPLQTGLSYSPGFTTPQPGQTAYSPYQMPGSSFTPSSGLYSTNNSVSNPANYTATQQDYPSYTTFGQNQYAQYYSASTYGTYMSSNSVDGTGSTAAYQLQDPAPAMTGQAAELHPGDFETVQSPSTPIKELDDRACRSGGSKSRGRGRKNNPSPPPDSDLERVFVWDLDETIIVFHSLLTGSYAQKYGKDPPMAVTLGLRMEEMIFNLADTHLFFNDLEECDQVHIDDVSSDDNGQDLSTYSFATDGFHAAATSANLCLATGVRGGVDWMRKLAFRYRRVKEMYSTYKNNVGGLLGPAKRDAWLQLRAEVEGLTDSWLTHALKSLSIISSRSNCVNVLVTTTQLIPALAKVLLYSLGSVFPVENIYSATKIGKESCFERIMQRFGRKVVYVVIGDGVEEEQAAKKHNMPFWRISSHSDLLALHQALEFEYL, translated from the exons ATGCAGGACCTAGCCAGTCCTCATCACCGCGTGGGAGCTGTGGATTCGACGGGCTCCAAGCTCGACAAGCACAGCCTTGGCAGCCCTTCCATCACCAGCAATGGAACAGGAGGTGAGAAGGCAGGAC TGAAAACAGAGCCTATGAACAACAACGATACAGTCACCACAACAGGCGACACAGCACTGGACACATACGCCGGCTCAG TAATCACCAGCAGTGGATACAGCCCTCGCTCAGCCCACCAGTACTCGCCTCCCCTCTACCCGTCAAA GCCCTACCCTCACATCCTCTCCACGCCTGCGGCCCCTTCTATGCCGACGTACGCCGGCCAGCCCCAGTTCAGTAGCATGCAGCAGTCCTCCGTCTACACCGCTTACTCCCAGTCAGGCCAGGCCTATGGACTGTCCAGCTACG ACCTGGGGGTGATGCTGCCGGGCATCAAGACGGAGAGCGGCCTGGCTCAGAGTCAGTCTCCTCTGCAGACAGGCCTCAGCTACAGCCCTGGCTTCACCACGCCTCAGCCCGGACAGACGGCATACTCACCCTATCAGATGCCAG GTTCCAGTTTCACCCCCTCCTCAGGCCTCTACAGCACCAACAACTCAGTGTCCAACCCCGCCAACTACACTGCCACACAGCAg GATTACCCCTCATACACGACGTTCGGCCAAAACCAGTACGCCCAGTATTATTCCGCCTCCACTTACGGGACATATATGAGCTCCAACAGCGTGGACGGCACAGGCTCCACGGCGGCCTACCAGCTGCAGGACCCCGCCCCCGCCATGACCGGACAGGCCGCTGAACTTCACCCAG GGGACTTTGAGACGGTGCAGAGCCCCTCGACGCCCATCAAGGAGCTGGACGACCGGGCCTGCCGGAGTGGGGGGTCCAAGTCCCGGGGCAGGGGCCGCAAGAACAACCCGTCCCCTCCCCCTGACAGCGACCTGGAG AGGGTGTTTGTGTGGGATCTGGACGAGACCATCATTGTCTTCCACTCTCTGCTCACCGGCTCCTACGCACAGAAATATGGAAAG GACCCTCCCATGGCTGTCACGTTGGGTTtgaggatggaggagatgatCTTCAACTTGGCCGACACACACTTATTCTTCAATGACCTGGAG GAATGTGATCAGGTACATATTGATGATGTTTCATCAGATGACAATGGCCAGGACTTAAG TACTTACAGTTTTGCAACTGATGGCTTCCATGCAGCTGCAACCAGCGCTAACCTGTGTCTGGCTACGGGCGTCCGCGGCGGGGTCGACTGGATGAGGAAACTGGCCTTCCGCTACCGACGGGTCAAAGAGATGTATAGCACGTACAAAAACAATGTGGGGG GGCTGCTCGGCCCGGCCAAGAGAGACgcctggctgcagctcagagccgAGGTGGAGGGTCTGACCGACTCCTGGCTCACCCACGCACTCAAGTCCTTGTCCATCATCAGCTCCAG GAGTAACTGTGTAAACGTGTTGGTGACCACGACGCAGCTCATACCAGCTCTGGCTAAAGTTCTCTTATATAGTCTGGGATCTGTTTTCCCTGTCGAGAATATTTACAGCGCAACCAAAATAG gaaAAGAGAGTTGCTTTGAACGCATAATGCAAAGGTTTGGCAGGAAAGTAGTGTATGTTGTTATTGGGGACGGTGTGGAAGAGGAGCAGGCGGCCAAAAAG caCAACATGCCTTTCTGGAGGATATCCAGTCACTCTGACCTGCTGGCGTTACACCAAGCACTGGAGTTTGAGTACCTGTAG